The window ATGATTATGGCCGAATTGGTGATGATGGTAAACCAAGAGAACTCCATTTAGAAAAAGCGTTATCTGTTTTAAATTTTCAAAAATCAAATGGGGAAGAAAAATTATCAAAACAAGTATTATGTTACCACCCTTTCCCACGTTATTTGTATACTTCAAATGATAAATTTAGACTTGAGTCTTGGGAATTTGACCAGGCACAAAACTTCACCTTTACCCCGTTAGCCGAGCCGTCTTGTTTTGGAATCTTTTTTACTGTATCGGGATCGGTATATTTTCCTGAACTGCAGCGGACCGTGGGTCCGAATGAAACATTTTTTATGACAGCTACGGGTTTCCAAGAAACCATCTCCGCTTACGCCGCTCCTGGCACAAAACTAGCCTTTATGTCGGCAGGGACAGATATGGTCAAATACCAATAAACATATCCATTTGGCAAAGTAAATTAAGGAAAAAAAACTTGGGCAGACTGTCTGATTCGAACTAAGGACAATGGATTCAGAACGAATCCAATCAAAATTTTCCTTCTATATTATAAATGAGATTAACTTGGCAATGGGATTCGATCGGTTTCCCCAGGTACTTTTGGAAATTCATCCTTTGCCCATCTCTCTTTTGCCTCTTCAATTGTGGATTGGTCTGTTGCAACAAAGTTCCAATACAAATGACGTTTTTCTTTGAGTGGTTCCCCACCAAGTAACATCAAACGGCTGTTTTGTTTGGCTTTAAAACTTACCTTTGTTCCTTTTTCAAAAAGAACCATCGATCCCATCGCATAAGACTGACCTTCCGATTCAATGGCACCCCTTGCGATGTAGAGACCTGCTTCTTCTTCCGAAGAGAGATTCCATTCGATAGGATCAGATTCCATTTTCAAATCAATGTCTGCATAAAAAAGAGGAGAGTGGACCACAGCCTTTGATTCTAAACCCAAAAACTTTCCACCTAACAAACGAAACGTGATACCGTTTCCTTTCCAAAGGGGTATTTCAGATTCAGACAAATGTTGGAAACTAGGATTGATCGCCTCTTTTTCTTTTGGTAAGGCAATCCAGGTTTGGATGCCCTCTAACACTTCGTATTTGGGGTCAAACTTGGACCGTTCACTGTGAACGATGCCATTCCCTGCCACCATCCAATTGGTTTCATTGGGGCGAATGTCCATCTCCACTGCCAAACTATCCCTATGTGTGATCACTCCATCGTATAAAAACGTAATGGTCGCAAGGCCGATATGCGGGTGTGCTCGGACAACCAGTTCCTCACCAGTCACCACAGGTACTGGACCAAAATGATCAAAAAAAACAAAGGGCCCCACTGAACGTTTCTCTAACGCTGGTAATACGCGCCGGATGATGAAATTGTCTCCTAAGTCCTTGGAATGTCCGATCAGTGATTTTGTCATTTGGATTTAGACTTCTTTTGTTTTGGATTTGTTAGTTTCTTTTTGGCAGATGGCTTCGATTTGGTTTTTGTTTGAGACTTGGCACTCGAATTCCGATTCGATTGAGAAGCTAACTTCGATTTGGATTTGGACTTTTGTTTCGATTCTAATTTCGTATTTCCCTTTGATTCCTCTACCTTTCCCACAAAAAGCCCGATGGCTTCTTTGCCCTTTGTCCAGTGCGCTTTGTCACGGGCATTGAAGTACATAATAAAAATATTCTCTGCTTCCGAATACTTCACATCACAAGCATACACATGGCTTGCCTTCCAACCTTTGCCAGTAGGACCAAGGATGGGGGTTTGGTTGATGCGATCAAAATGGATCCCATCTTCGCTTTGTAAAAATAAAATGGCCGAACAAGATTCTTTCCTGACTGGATTCCAAAAAATGCCATTTTGAAATCCTAAATACCTTCCCTTCCAAGGGATCACTTTGATGGAACCGGCTCCCAAATTACAAAAAGGATCCATATCACTTGGAGAAAGGATGGGCTCTGAAAAATAAGAAAAAGGACCGAGGGGAGAACTTGATTCCGCAACCGTAATGTATTTGGGTTCACAAAAACCACAGTCAGGAATCATCACAAGAGACGAAGAAAAGTACATTCGGTACTTGTCTCCAAATTTCAAGAGGCAAGGATTACTCACCGATTCTCCAAAGTTTGGATCTTTGTGAAAAGGAAACTTGGGTACAATGACAGTTTTTGGCGCCGACCAATGGACAAGATCTTTACTTGTTTTGACTTCTATATGTGATTTCCACTTGCGATAAGGAAACCAAGACATAAGTACATGTAAAAATTTATACCTTTCATAATATAGGTAGTAAGTTCCATCTTCGAAAAAAATAAAAGGACGCATCGCATTACGAACGATAGACTTCTTTTTTTTTCCAGCTGATTCCATCTTCTGATACATACTCTAACACACCGAAGATGTTATGAGCAAAAAGATGCCAGAGTCCATCTGGACAAGACTCTGGGAATAAAAAACTGGGATCTGCCAAGATAGGTGAAGGAAATCCTGGTTTGAGAATGGGATCGTCTTGGTAAAGTTGCCAATAGATATTTTGTTTGTTCAAATGAGAAAAAATCCTTATTTTTCTAAAACTTGTTTTAAATTGAAAAGGCCATCTTCAAAATCTTTACCAATCATTTCTTCAAAGTTCATAAATAGTAACATCAAATTAAATGGATAGGGCATCGATCCATCAAAACCCCAAATGATTTTGGATTTTTTGGGATCAAGGGAAGATACTTTCATATAACTTCTTTCTGTTCCTTCGAAAGGTTCGTAAAACCTAAGTTCGGTTTGCATTTCTAAAGCATCAGCATTGATCATTTTGATCTCTTGTTCTCCAACACCGACATCTTTCACTTGGCTTTCCCAACGCGAAACAAACCCCACGGTTCCGTCTTCCCCTTTGAAGATTTTTTTCATATCGGGATCACGTCTCGCCCAAACACTATACTGGTCTTGGTTTTTCAAAAGTCGTATGAATGCAAACACTTCATTTGCTGGTTTCCCAATGTCAATGGATCGTTCTACCTGGTAGGTAGAAGGTAAAAATATTGCCAACACTAGCGGGATGGCAATGACTCCAATAATTCCGATTGCGATTTTTTTGCCTAGATTCATAACTCGTAAATTTGGATCAAATTCAAAGGTTCGTCAATTGATTTAACCCCTGGGGCGTAAATTCCAGCTGAAAATCAATAGGAAAATTGCGATCAGAGTGGAAACCAAAATGGCACCAAGGGCCACATCCCAAGAGTAATGTGTCGAAAGGACAGCAAGTCCCTTCCCTTGGGCTGTTCGTCCAAGAGACCCAAACAGTCCAATAAATCCTGCTGCTGTACCAACTGCTTTTTTGGATGTAAAATCCATTCCTGCTACACCTAACAACATGACAGGTGGGTAAATAAATAAACCAATCAAACCAAACATCAAATAGTCGATCCAAATGTTCCCGGGTGGGTTGAGTAAAATTCCAACAAAAGCAAAAAATATAGGAATGATACAAAGTAAACTCACCATCCCACGACGACCGTCAAATTTATCGGATACCCAACCCATAAGTAAAGTGGATCCAATCCCTCCAAATTCCAAAATGAAAGTGGAGTAACCTCCTCCAAGTAAATCGGCACCCTTCGTTTCTTTTAAATAGGTTGGGCCCCAATCGATCAAACTGTACCGGATGATGTAGACAAAAAAATTGATAATCGCAAATAACCAAATGTATTTATTTAATAACACCTGTTCAACGATCAATTCCTTGGTGGTGAGTTCCTTTTCGTGGTCTTCTTTTTCTTCTGGAGGATAATCATTTCGATACACTTCTACTGGTGGAAGGCCTTCTGATTGTGGAGTGTCTACGAGCCGAAGGTATAAATAGATACTTCCCAACAGTGCGATGACACCTGGGACAAAAAAAGCATATTGCCAACCAAACTTGGCAGCAGAGTGGGAAGCGACTACTCCCACAATCCCACCTCCAATATTATGGGCAATATTCCAAAAGGCAAACGTTGTGCCCCTCTCTCGAACAGAATACCAATGCCCAAGGGAACGTCCACAAGGAGGCCAACCCATCCCTTGTACGAGTCCATTGGCACCCCATAAAAACAAATGGATCCAATAATGATTCGCAAATCCAAATGAAAAATTCAAAATGGCTGTCAGAAATAATCCAACGGCCATAAATTTTCTAGGATTGGAGCGATCAGACAAAGCTCCCATAAAAAATTTACCAATTCCATACGTGATGGCTGTGACAGCTAAAATGTCTCCTAAGTCAGATTTGGTATAGGACAATGCTTCTCCAATTTCTTTAGAGACAGGAGAAAAATTGTTACGAGTGAGGTAATAGACCGTATAACCAATGAAAGTTGATTCTAATATTTGGAATCTTAATTTAGGATAAAGAGATTGTATCTCTTGTTCTGATTTTTGTGGGATCGCAGGAGCAGGTGCGAACCACTGCCGAATGGACTTGTACATAAACTTGGAAATTGAAGTCTAATAGAGAGGAGTCAAGTGTATTCTTATGCAAACAGAAATTAGAAATGGATTTATTGCGACGATTGGAAATACACCTCTCATCCGCATTCGTTCCTTAAGTGAAGAAACAGGATGTGAAATCCTGGGAAAGGCGGAATTTTTAAACCCTGGTGGTTCTGTCAAAGACCGCGCAGCTCTTTACATCATTGAAGATGCGGAAAAAAGAGGCCTCTTAAAAAAAGGGGGAACCGTTGTGGAAGGGACGGCGGGCAATACAGGAATTGGTCTCACTCATATTTGTAATGCAAAAGGTTACAAATCCATCATTGTCATCCCCGAAACACAATCCAAAGAAAAAATTGAAATGTTACGCACGTTAGGTGCAGAAGTCATCTTAGTACCTGCAGTACCTTATGTTGATCCCGGAAATTATGTGCGTGTTTCGGAACGAATCGCAAAAGAAACACCCAATTCCCTTTGGGCAAACCAATTTGATAACCTTGCCAACAGGAATGCTCACTTTGAAACCACAGGTCCCGAAATTTGGAACCAAACCCAAGGAAAAATTGATGTCTGGACCACTTCGATTGGAACGGGAGGGACATACGCCGGAACCGCTCTTTATCTCAAATCAAAAAATCCAAATGTAAAATGCATTGTGGCAGATCCGTATGGTTCTGGAGTGTATTCATTTGTGAAAACTGGAACGATTACGATCGAAGGATCTTCCATCACAGAAGGGATCGGGCAAGGTCGCATCACAAAAAATATGGAAGGAATGCCTTCTGACGATGCCATTCGCATCCACGACAAACAAGCACTCGAAATCTTACAAAAGGTCCTCCGAGAGGATGGACTCTTTATGGGAGGAAGTGTCGGAATCAATTTGGCAGCCGCCTTCCAAATCGCAAAAGAGATAGGACCTGGACACACCATCGTGACTGTGTTATGTGACACAGGAACCAAATACCAATCCAAACTTTACAATCCTGATTTTTTGAAATCCAAGGGACTTTTGTGATGTGACGATGAGACAAAATTTGTCCAATTTTAGGCATCCAATGATTCCACTTGGCGACAAAAAAACTATCCATTCGAAAAGAACCAAAAACAATCATCAGATCTCGATCCTGAACTTTGTTCCAATTTCGATTGAGATAAGATCTCATTCTTACCGAAATTGAATCCATAATGATTAGGAGATCACACGAAATCGTGTCGTTTTTGCCAAAGGAAAAAAATTAGATTTTCTCTAGACGAAATGAATTCCCAATTGTTATACTTCGATAAGAATGAAGATGGAGAAAAAAGTTTTTTTTGACAAAGGGATACCTTTCCTATTTCAAAAACTCCTCCTAATCTGTTTCATCCTTCCCGCATTAGGTTGTTCCATTCCGACCATCAATCGTTCCTTTCTGGAAACATTTACCACCTTTCGTTTTTTGCAAACAAACACCCTATCTTATTCTGTGAGTTTCCAAGTTTCGGGACTTCTGGGAACAGGACTGCAAATGGAAAACAATGGAGATGTGATCGATGTAACAACAAACGGCTCTTATACGTTCACTAGAAAAATAGGCCCGGGGGCCACTTATAATGTTAAGGTCAAAACCCCACCTTCTTCTCCCATCCAAAACTGCGTCGTCTCATCTGGCCAAGGGACCGTCCTCAGTGGAAACATCGAAGGGATCCAGGTCGTCTGTGGGGATGCCCTTTACCTCATCAGTGGGACAGCGCCAGGACTTTTGGGCAATGGACTCCAATTACAAAATGTAACAGGTGCTGGTACCGATACCATCAATGTGAATAGCACCAGCTTTTCCTTCCCTCCCCTTCCCGCAGGAGAAACATATAACTTTAGTATCATAAGCCAACCCACAAACCCGAGCCAAACCTGTTCCATCACTTCACCTGGAGTGACTGCAGGAACCATGACTGCGACTCCCATCACTGCCACCATCACCTGCACAACCAACTCGTTTGTTGTGAACGCACAAGTGATTGGGATTTTAGGAACACTCAGCGTAGGAAATGAACTCAAACTGACGTTAGATGGCTCGAATACGGTCAATGTAACCGCGGACGGAACCTTTGCCTTTCCTGGAACCTATCTCAGTGGCGGAATCTTTTCCGTAACCATTGATAACCCAGGTGGTGTCATCACAACGGGAGTCTGTACACTCGTATCCAGTTCTGTGACAGTTGGTAATGCAGCCACAACCTTTGCGGTCAATTGTTCCAATGCCTTTTTAGTAGGAGGAACGGTTTCTAGTCCTGGTGGGACCACAACCAGTGTACTGGGAGGAGCCGTCACTTTGGATTTGGTTCATACAGGGGGAAGTCCTGCATTTCCCACCCAGTCTGTGACGGTCAACCCTGGCATAGGAACATTCACGTTTGGGAGTACGATACCTGGAGGTGTGGATTATCAAATTGTAGTTTCGGCAAATCCACCTAACCAAACCTGTACGATCACAACAGGTGCTACTCATTCTGGCATTGTTTCCAATATGTCCAATGCGGTTCTCGATTGTAGTTTGACCTTACCTAGTTTTTCACCCGTGACTGGTTCTGTTTTTAATGATGATGGAACGGTCACAATCTCGAGTTTGATCCCTGGTTCCGAATACCGTTTTACTTTGGGAAATGGTGGGCAAGCAGATCCTACCTGTGCTACCGGAACCATGACTACGACAACGGTTTCCATTACGGACAATGCCCAAGCAGTCATCAAGGCCATTCATTGTAAGGTCGGATGGGTTCCCTCACAAGTGGTCACATCTTCCTATACATTAAAGGTCGCTACACCAACTCCCAGTTTGGCGACTGGTTCTTTTTTGGATTCAGGGCAGGCAATCAGTTTTACCACAACCACGACAGGTGGTACCTGGATTTGTCACACATCAGCTGCTGGTGTTCCAACCGATCCCGATTGTGGTTTTGCAGCGAGTACATGTAATACGGGAGTAATTGGGAATTATATCTTTCCCACTCCAGGTGTATCCGAAAACGTAAAAGCCAGAATGTGTAAGGTAGGTTTTGCACAAAGTGACATACTCAGCCTCAATTACCAACCGAATGTATACACAGTGGGCGGAACCATTAATTTACTCACAACTCCCTTTGGAGCTGGAACCTTTGTTTTGCAAAACAATGCTGGGGATGATCTAACCATCGCAAGTAACGGAACTTTTACCTTTAATACAGCACTTCCCACGGGAACGAACTATTCGGTTTCCATTCTTTATGCGCCACAAAATCCATGGCAAACTTGCAACATATCATCTGCATCTGGTACTGTTACGAATACCCCTGTCACAAGTGTTGCCATCACTTGTTCCGTTGACCAATATAATATGAGTGGAACTGTTACCAGTTCTGTAAATTTGCCGAGTGGTTTAACGATTACCAATAGCATTGATTCTATCAATGTGCCCGCTGGCGCCTCGTCCACTGCCATAACATTCGCAACACCAATTTCCAGTGGAACAGGATACGAAATCCAAATCACACAAGAACCACCTGGATTTGTTTGTGCAGTCCAATCGGATGTAACTGGCACTATGTTAGGTGCCAATATCACAAATGTTGCGGTCAACTGTGTCGCCGGGCATCGATATGGAAATGCCATTGGTCCCAAAAAACAAGCACCTGTCCAAATCCACTACCTTCGTGGAGAAGTGGCAACAGCTGCAGGACAATTGGGAAGTGGTGCAAGTGACGGATTAGCCGCCACATCATCGTTTAACGATATCAGTGGCATTACTTTTGATGGAACGAAAGGTTATATCGTCGACTCAGGAAATCATAAAATCCGAGTGTTTAACCCGATGACGAGTTCTGTTTCCTCCCTAGTGGGGAATGGTGCGGCAGGAAATACTGTTGGGTCTGGAGTGAGTGGGTCATTCAATCTTCCCAAAGGGATTACCACTGATGGAACGTATTTGTATGTTACGGAAACTCTTGGAAATCGAATTAAACGAATTTTGATCAGCACAGGTTATGCGGAAACATTGGCGGGAGACGATTCAGTTCTTTCACCACCTAACGCATTCGCTGATTCGCCAGATCCACTAGTTGCACGTTTTGCTTCCCCTGCGGGGATTGTCATCGATGATAACAAACTTTACATCGCTGATCGAAATAACTCCTCCATTCGTGTGATCAAATTGAGTAACCGAGAAGTCACAACCTTAGTCAGTGGCGGAGATATTAGTTTTCCGGAAGGAATTACCATCATCGGTGATTATCTTTATGCTACGAATGTAGGGACACAAAATATCACTAAAACTCATAAAGTAACAGGTGCAACAACGATTCTTTGTGGAAATTCGAACAATGGGTATATCGATGCGGTTGGTAGCGATGCCTCCTTCCACCTTCCCCAAGGAATCACGTCCGATGGTATTTTTTTATACATAGCGGATTATGGAAACCATCGCGTCCGGAGGGTCAATAGCCTAACTGCAGAAGTGATTACAGTTGCAGGTTCAGGAAACACGGGACTGACTGATGGTATTGGCGCTGCTTCCAATATCGAGTTTCCCAAATACATTTCTAATTTGGGAGAAGTGATTGTATTTGGTACTGTCCATACGTTAAGAACCATAAATTCAAACAAATTGACCGCCTTTTATCCGTTAAATGGATCTACTTTCAATTTTTTAAATAGCCAATTCATCACACCAGTGGGAAGTCCTACATTTGCCAATGGACGATTTGGTGAAGTGGTGGGTGCTGCCAGTCTTTCAATTGGAAACGCAGGCTCAGCACCTTCTCCTAGTTCTTCGGTCAATAAAGTGACATTATCGAGTTGGTTTCTCTGGGATGGGACAAGTCCAGGAATTGGAAAGGTAATTTTTTATCATGGTGATTTCACAAGTAATGGTCATGGACTCTTCATTGATGCCAACCAACAGCTTGCGATTCACCGAGGTGGCTTTACCCCCACTCCCGCCCACATCACTGTGATCCCAAACCAATGGACCCATGTGGCACTCACTGTTGATAGTAACGATGTGTACAAAGTGTACGTAAATGGAAATTTAGTTCACCAACAAACCAAACCAACCAATCCAGTTGCTGGTAATCTCACTATTGGTGTTTCTTCTGCTGGAACATTCTTTTTTCCAGGCCGAATTGCCGATATAAGATTTTATGAAAGGGAATTAAACGACGCGGAAGTCAACGACTTAGCCAAAAATGCTGACAGTGGGCTAGTTGGTAATTCATTTGCTTCGAGACCCATTCCGTTGGCCGCGCATTTTCCCTTCCATGGTGATGCCACTTCCAGAGGTCCCGTGGGAGGCAATCTTTCATTTTCTGGCCCTCTCGCCTACTATGCGACTGGTATTGATAAATCTACGAATGAAGCAGTACGAATTGTTGCTGGTTCAGGTGACTATTTATTAGGTTCTGAAGCTGGCCTTCCTCATGGCAACCAACCACGTAGCATCTGTGTATGGGTGAACCCTGAACGTTATCCAAATATGGGAGACAATGCTCCCATCATTACCTATGGTACCCCTGGTCCAGGTACAGAATTCATTTTAAATATGTACCGCGCATCTCCCTCTGGTGATCTCAAACTTCGGTTTGGTGGTCTTGGCGGAGGCGAAGTGTATCCAAATTACATTCTCCCACTCAATCGATGGTCACATATCTGTGGGACATTTGATGGAAATTTTGGATGGTTGTATGTTGACGGTGTGGAGGTGGGAGGTCCAACAAATATCGGTGGTTCGGTCAACACAACCACAGGAACTGGATTGTATGTAGGTCGAATGGTATCCTTTCCTTCTCATTCCTTTGGTGGGAAAGTAGATGAGATTAAAATTTATTCCAAAGCACTCACAGCAAAAGAAGTGAGAATCCTTTCTGCCCAAATCCCAGATGGATTGGTAGCTCGTTATGATTTTAACAAAGATTTCCAAGATGTGAGTGGATTTGGTAATCTAACTACGAATGTTGGTGCCTCGCTAGTCACAGACAAATATGGGAACTCTATTTCAGCATTGAACACAAATGGAAGTACTTACTTAAACATAAACACGACCACGTCCTCTTTACCAAAAGGTACACAACCTCGCACCGTTTGTGTCCAATACAAATCAGGAGCACTCAACCCAGGAACGATGCTCAGCATCGGACCAAATGTTACGGATCGAATGATTGCGTTAGGTGCAGGACTCACAAATTCCAAGGGTAGGTTCAAGAATCTAATGCAACAAAACCCGATAATGTAAATCGGAGAAAAAATGGAAAAATACTCTAGAATTAGTCCGAAGGAAAGGGAAACCTTGTCCGTGTTGATTCATCAAGGATACTCTCAAGGTGCGATTGCAGAAATGATGGGTCGTCACCGATCTACAATTAGTAGAGAATTAGAAAAAGGAAAAATTTCCGATAGATATTATCAATACTCCGCAATTATTTCTGGGTATAAATCAAGAATGGCTGCCTCATCTAGAAAGCTTGGAAAAAGTAAATTATTAACTAACAACAAGTTGTATAGGGAGTTTAAAAATCGTCTTGAACTCAAATGGTCACCAGTACAAATATCAAAAAATCTAGCTCGTTCGTTTCCAAATGAAAAATATATGAATATTTCTCACCAATCAATTTATACCTTTATCTATTTGCTTCCGAGAGGAGAGCTTAAAAAAGAAATCAATACTTACCTTAGAAGAAAAGGCAAAAAAGCTAAACCTGCGGGAATCAAGGCCAATATAGGTAAAATTCCAGATATGATCAGCATTGAAGAACGACCAAAGGAAGTCGCTGATAGGTCTGTTCCAGGTCATTGGGAAGGCGATTTACTCATAGGAAATAACCATTCAAGTGCTCTTGGTACAATTGTAGAAAGAGTTACAAGAACTGTCATACTAGTACCTTTGAAAGCCATGGATGCTGAATCTGTCAGAAAGGCCTTTGAACAAGAGTTAAAACAGTTTCCAAAACAATTAAAACTTTCTATGACTTATGACCAAGGAAAAGAAATGTCAGAACATAGATTATTTACTAAAAATACAAAAATGAAAGTTTATTTCTGTCATCCAGCTTCTCCATGGGAAAGGGGAACATGTGAAAATACTAATATGCTTATCAGAGACTTCTTTCCAAAGGGAACTGACTTTTCAAAACTCAAAAAAAGCCAAATTAAAAAGGTTCAAACTTTACTCAATCAAAGACCTAGAAAAACTTTGAATTGGAATACACCTGAAGAAGAAATACGGGCGCTGGTGCGCTAGATTCTTGAACCTACCAAGTATTTTTTTTCCGGTTTTGCAAATGATGTGGAAGAATTTTATTATAACCATGAAAATCTTTGGCACTACCTTTGTGGAGTGTATGAAGGGCCTGGAGGAGGTTTTGCCGCAACCCTTTACCATAATGGTGTCAAACTAATCACTCAAACAAAAAGTACATGGGATGCAGATCCAAACCTCTTTACCATTGGCATTCGATCCGATCTTTTGAGTGGTTTTAATGGCCAATTGGATGAAGTTTTGGTTTATAACCGAGCTTTAAGCTTAAATGAAATCCAAGCCATGTCAGGTTATGATCCGAAACAAGTGACCACTTGGAATTCAAATCCAGCCACAAGTAGTTTGAAACTCCACCTAAGTGCTGATAGCTTTTCAAATTTAACAAATTTTACCCCGATCACCACTTGGCATGATCGAAGTGGAAATGCTGCTTCTTTTTTTTCAGGAGGCACACCACCAACTTATAACAACGCAGGATTCAATGGCAAACCAACGGTAAACTTTAACGCAGGCAATTCTGAATACTTGTTCCGGGGGAGTGCAGCAGGCATTCCTTCCAATAGTTCAACAATCTTTTTTGCCTTTACTAGAACCTCTAATGCAAACGGAACATTATTTGAATCGGCAACGCCAGGAGTTTCTTATTACTTTGATGGTGATTTTGTCAGAATGGCAAAACCATCAGAAGGAATTGTAGGCTCTAGTACAATCCAACTCAACAATTTGAACTTTCCCTATTTAATCGCGGCAGAACAACTGACAGGAGTTAGTTTTGGATTTTTTTCAAGCGGATTCAGTGCCAGTACGACAACTGATGCCAGTAGAACGTATTCTCAAAACAATCTCTACCTAGGTACTAACTCAACCACTTCTAGTTTTTTCCCAGGCAATGTGAGTGAAGTTTTGTATTACAATGTGAGTCTTTCAAATGTAGGAAGGAATATTGTGTTTTGTTATCTATCTCAAAAGTACAATTTAGATTTAACAGCCGCATCGGTGTACTGCGATTGAAAGAGATTGATTGCAAACGAAGGTTTTTATTTCGGATTTATCCTTTTTTGGTGTTCTGCCTTTTTTGCATCCATTGTTCTACAGAAAATCAACCTACAAAAAAAGAACCTCCTCCCCCCCAAGCGATCACCGTTCCCCTGCCTGAGGCTATGTACATTCAAAATGGATGTATATCCTGCCATGGTCCAGAAGGAAATGGTCGAGGAACTCACACTCATTTACTGAAAGGCGCTCAAATACCCAATTTCCAAGATGTTTCCACATATGTAAACGGATCTTCTAAAGAAGCCATTATGAAAAGCATTCAAAATGGAATCCCAGGAACCTACATGAAAGCATATTCGCATATGCGAAAACATGAAATTGAAGCACTCGCTGGCTATATTCAAAAGATGCAAAAAAACCGAAGGTAATTTTGATTTTTAATCAATGGATTGGAACGCTTACATAAACATGGTTAGCGGCCGAGGTTCATCAAATTGGAAAATAATTCGCAGGAACTCAAAGCTCCCAATTCACATGCATCATCCAATTCCTGCAATGCAAATGAAATTTGTTCCACCTGTTTTGTTTTCAATCGAGTTTGAGCGCTAAACTCTAACTCTTTTGCCTTATTCATTTGTTCACTGGCAGAAGAAAATTTCCAAGGTGATATTCTTTTTTC of the Leptospira biflexa serovar Patoc strain 'Patoc 1 (Paris)' genome contains:
- a CDS encoding pirin family protein, giving the protein MTKSLIGHSKDLGDNFIIRRVLPALEKRSVGPFVFFDHFGPVPVVTGEELVVRAHPHIGLATITFLYDGVITHRDSLAVEMDIRPNETNWMVAGNGIVHSERSKFDPKYEVLEGIQTWIALPKEKEAINPSFQHLSESEIPLWKGNGITFRLLGGKFLGLESKAVVHSPLFYADIDLKMESDPIEWNLSSEEEAGLYIARGAIESEGQSYAMGSMVLFEKGTKVSFKAKQNSRLMLLGGEPLKEKRHLYWNFVATDQSTIEEAKERWAKDEFPKVPGETDRIPLPS
- a CDS encoding family 43 glycosylhydrolase, which produces MYQKMESAGKKKKSIVRNAMRPFIFFEDGTYYLYYERYKFLHVLMSWFPYRKWKSHIEVKTSKDLVHWSAPKTVIVPKFPFHKDPNFGESVSNPCLLKFGDKYRMYFSSSLVMIPDCGFCEPKYITVAESSSPLGPFSYFSEPILSPSDMDPFCNLGAGSIKVIPWKGRYLGFQNGIFWNPVRKESCSAILFLQSEDGIHFDRINQTPILGPTGKGWKASHVYACDVKYSEAENIFIMYFNARDKAHWTKGKEAIGLFVGKVEESKGNTKLESKQKSKSKSKLASQSNRNSSAKSQTKTKSKPSAKKKLTNPKQKKSKSK
- a CDS encoding SRPBCC family protein, which produces MNLGKKIAIGIIGVIAIPLVLAIFLPSTYQVERSIDIGKPANEVFAFIRLLKNQDQYSVWARRDPDMKKIFKGEDGTVGFVSRWESQVKDVGVGEQEIKMINADALEMQTELRFYEPFEGTERSYMKVSSLDPKKSKIIWGFDGSMPYPFNLMLLFMNFEEMIGKDFEDGLFNLKQVLEK
- a CDS encoding MFS transporter — translated: MYKSIRQWFAPAPAIPQKSEQEIQSLYPKLRFQILESTFIGYTVYYLTRNNFSPVSKEIGEALSYTKSDLGDILAVTAITYGIGKFFMGALSDRSNPRKFMAVGLFLTAILNFSFGFANHYWIHLFLWGANGLVQGMGWPPCGRSLGHWYSVRERGTTFAFWNIAHNIGGGIVGVVASHSAAKFGWQYAFFVPGVIALLGSIYLYLRLVDTPQSEGLPPVEVYRNDYPPEEKEDHEKELTTKELIVEQVLLNKYIWLFAIINFFVYIIRYSLIDWGPTYLKETKGADLLGGGYSTFILEFGGIGSTLLMGWVSDKFDGRRGMVSLLCIIPIFFAFVGILLNPPGNIWIDYLMFGLIGLFIYPPVMLLGVAGMDFTSKKAVGTAAGFIGLFGSLGRTAQGKGLAVLSTHYSWDVALGAILVSTLIAIFLLIFSWNLRPRG
- a CDS encoding cysteine synthase A; amino-acid sequence: MQTEIRNGFIATIGNTPLIRIRSLSEETGCEILGKAEFLNPGGSVKDRAALYIIEDAEKRGLLKKGGTVVEGTAGNTGIGLTHICNAKGYKSIIVIPETQSKEKIEMLRTLGAEVILVPAVPYVDPGNYVRVSERIAKETPNSLWANQFDNLANRNAHFETTGPEIWNQTQGKIDVWTTSIGTGGTYAGTALYLKSKNPNVKCIVADPYGSGVYSFVKTGTITIEGSSITEGIGQGRITKNMEGMPSDDAIRIHDKQALEILQKVLREDGLFMGGSVGINLAAAFQIAKEIGPGHTIVTVLCDTGTKYQSKLYNPDFLKSKGLL